A single window of Drosophila suzukii chromosome 3, CBGP_Dsuzu_IsoJpt1.0, whole genome shotgun sequence DNA harbors:
- the ATP8B gene encoding phospholipid-transporting ATPase ID isoform X5 produces MGTKTQPQLAKENERRIRANDKEFNAQFKYHNNYIKTSKYSLFTFLPFNLLEQFQRLANFYFLCLLVLQLIPAISSLTPVTTAIPLIGVLTLTAVKDAYDDIQRHLSDSQVNNRKSKTLRNGKLVEAKWSEVQVGDVIRLDNNQFVAADTLLLSTSEPNGLCFIETAELDGETNLKAKQCLTETIELGDRHDSLWNFNGEIICERPNNLLNKFDGTLIWRSQRFALDNEKILLRGCVLRNTQWCYGVVVFAGVDTKLMQNSGKTQFKSTGVDRLLNFIIIGIVLFLVSICALFAIGCAVWEGLIGQHFQLYLPWERIIPKDYIPTGATVIGLLVFFSYAIVLNTVVPISLYVSVEVIRFVQSFLINWDEEMYYATTNTYAKARTTTLNEELGQIQYIFSDKTGTLTQNIMTFNKCSINGRSYGDVIDLRTGELIEITEQQTIFQNSNTNNRPSPAGGAATAPPAAAPPIILVHTAEVHAKKSALVVTSSSSSGEAQVSSRPDLEHSAPPLDAGEKRLGLKHVRYSAPSRSQEDDPGGLSPRMGLTPPISNEERRNSGGFKRSGAGYMQRQLSRTSSCDKVKILHDTEHEQTEAHNMHHPQHHRKRLVKIRFKKSPSTVTLEQPYEGDPKSTSTLHPSDSSTTKHCHNAYATNWSSSPQRVHALQTVDFSANPHHESDFRWYDRTLLDAVRSDEEHSHVFFRLLALCHTVMAETVDGKLEYQAQSPDEAALVAAARNFGFVFRSRTPNSITIEVMGQLEEYELLNILDFNNVRKRMSVILRRGDSMVLYCKGADNVIYDRLHSGQEDMKARTQDHLNKFAGEGLRTLALAERRLTEQYYNDWRSRQQEAALSMDSREQKLNEIYEEIESEMQLVGVTAIEDKLQDGVPKSIANLQNAGIKIWVLTGDKQETAINIGYSCQLLTDELADVFIVDGNSVEEVEKQLRQFKESIKIYNRFRPGGFDPFDRLNSDSNMDPLSVTMTQTSAFMQESNLPPTPPPPPAISVVTFRWDDKIKDNKGGPDSAECNDLFGDEKRSEGGGTASIVVDESTGFALVVNGHSLVHCLSPELETKFLDIASQCKAVICCRVTPLQKALVVELIKRAKNAVTLAIGDGANDVSMIKAAHIGVGISGQEGLQAVLSSDYSIAQFRYLERLLLVHGRWSYYRMCKFLRYFFYKNFAFTLCHCWYSLFCGFSAQTVFDPMFISVYNLFYTSLPVLALGVFEQDVSDKNSVEFPRLYTPGLKSELFNIREFIYSVLHGAFTSLVLFLIPYGVYKDGVSENGFIVSDHMTLGAVVATILIVDNTAQISLYTSYWTVVNHVTIWGSLVWYFVLDYFYNYVIGGPYVGSLTQAMKDLTFWVTMLITVMALVAPVLAYKFYLLDVHPSLSDKIRQRSLKKIHSRASSNVRRTASSRRGRRSVRSGYAFAHQEGFGRLITSGKIMHKLPQDFAFPLGLGTKKTQVLHNNLNSADGASKTNNVSGQHMVNNNTNLRQNQNHSSMADITADGRGTGGEDGRGSVSTDDMSPRAPCQDLDTINL; encoded by the exons ATGGGCACAAAAACCCAACCACAATTGGCCAAAG AAAACGAACGCAGAATCCGCGCTAACGACAAAGAGTTTAATGCCCAGTTCAAATATCAC AACAACTACATCAAGACCTCAAAGTATTCGCTGTTCACGTTCCTGCCCTTTAATCTGCTGGAGCAATTCCAGCGGCTGGCCAACTTTTATTTCCTATGTCTGTTGGTCCTTCAACTGATACCCGCAATCTCCTCCCTCACACCCGTGACCACAGCCATACCCCTGATAGGAGTACTCACTCTAACTGCGGTTAAGGATGCCTACGATGATATT CAACGTCATCTGTCCGACTCGCAGGTGAACAATCGCAAGTCGAAAACTCTTCGCAATGGCAAGTTGGTGGAGGCCAAGTGGTCGGAGGTGCAGGTGGGTGACGTGATCCGGCTGGACAACAATCAGTTTGTGGCAGCCGATACGCTACTACTGTCCACATCCGAGCCAAATGGTCTGTGCTTCATCGAGACAGCCGAATTGGATGGGGAGACGAATCTCAAGGCGAAACAATGTCTGACAGAGACCATCGAGCTGGGGGATCGTCACGATTCGCTGTGGAACTTCAACGGCGAGATTATCTGCGAAAGGCCCAATAATCTGCTAAACAAGTTCGATGGCACCTTGATCTGGCGGAGTCAGCGGTTCGCGTTGGACAACGAGAAGATCCTGTTGAGAGGCTGTGTCCTGCGGAACACACAATGGTGCTATGGTGTTGTGGTCTTCGCCGGAGTGGACACCAAGTTGATGCAGAATTCTGGAAAGACGCAGTTTAAGAGCACGGGCGTGGACCGCCTGCTCAACTTTATTATCATTGGG ATCGTCTTGTTTCTGGTGTCAATATGTGCCCTCTTTGCGATCGGCTGTGCCGTCTGGGAGGGCCTGATTGGCCAGCATTTTCAGCTGTATCTGCCCTGGGAGCGCATCATACCCAAGGATTACATACCCACGGGGGCCACAGTCATCGGATTGCTGGTTTTCTTCTCGTATGCCATAGTCTTAAACACAGTTGTGCCAATCTCTCTCTACGTTTCAGTAGAG GTAATACGCTTCGTACAGTCGTTCCTCATCAACTGGGATGAGGAGATGTATTATGCGACCACCAATACCTATGCCAAAGCCCGCACTACCACGCTCAACGAGGAGCTGGGCCAGATCCAGTACATATTCTCGGACAAGACGGGCACCCTCACCCAGAACATCATGACGTTCAACAAGTGCAGCATCAATGGGCGCAGTTATGGCGATGTGATTGACCTGCGCACCGGCGAGCTCATCGAGATTACGGAG CAGCAAACAATTTTCCAAAATAGCAACACCAACAACAGACCCAGCCCCGCAGGTGGAGCTGCGACAGCGCCACCTGCAGCAGCACCTCCCATCATCCTAGTGCACACCGCCGAGGTCCATGCCAAGAAGAGTGCCCTAGTGgtcacctcctcctcctcctcggggGAGGCACAGGTATCCTCGAGACCGGACCTCGAGCACTCTGCTCCGCCACTGGACGCCGGTGAAAAGAGGCTGGGACTCAAGCATGTGCGATACTCGGCGCCGAGTAGAAGTCAAGAGGATGACCCTGGGGGACTGTCACCCAGGATGGGTCTTACACCACCCATCAGCAATGAGGAGCGCAGGAACAGCGGCGGCTTCAAGCGGAGCGGAGCGGGATATATGCAGCGTCAATTGTCCCGCACAAGCAGTTGCGACAAAGTAAAGATTTTGCATGACACCGAACATGAACAGACAGAAGCACACAACATGCACCATCCACAGCACCATCGCAAGCGATTAGTCAAGATCCGGTTCAAGAAATCCCCATCAACAGTCACGCTCGAGCAGCCTTATGAGGGGGATCCAAAATCCACATCCACACTGCACCCAAGCGATTCGAGCACCACAAAGCACTGCCACAATGCATACGCCACCAATTGGAGTTCGTCGCCTCAGAGAGTGCAC GCCCTTCAAACCGTCGACTTTTCGGCCAATCCGCATCACGAGAGCGACTTCCGGTGGTACGATCGCACGTTACTAGATGCTGTCCGCTCGGATGAGGAGCACTCCCATGTGTTTTTCCGCCTGCTGGCCCTCTGCCACACGGTCATGGCCGAAACGGTAGATGGGAAGCTGGAGTACCAGGCCCAGAGTCCCGATGAAGCTGCTCTTGTGGCGGCCGCTCGAAATTTCGGCTTTGTCTTTCGTTCACGAACACCAAATAGTATTACCATCGAGGTGATGGGACAGTTGGAG GAATATGAGCTCCTAAACATCCTTGATTTCAACAACGTCCGCAAGCGGATGTCTGTGATCCTCCGACGCGGTGACTCCATGGTGCTCTACTGCAAAGGAGCGGACAATGTGATATACGATCGTCTGCATAGCGGACAGGAAGATATGAAAGCGCGCACCCAGGACCACCTTAAT AAATTTGCTGGTGAGGGCCTGCGTACCTTGGCTCTAGCTGAGCGTCGTTTAACCGAGCAGTACTACAACGACTGGAGGAGTCGTCAACAGGAGGCTGCCCTTTCGATGGACTCACGGGAGCAGAAGTTGAACGAAATCTACGAGGAGATCGAGAGTGAAATGCAACTGGTTGGGGTGACGGCCATTGAAGATAAACTGCAGGATGGAGTGCCCAAGTCAATAGCTAATTTGCAGAATGCTGGCATAAAGATCTGGGTCCTAACAGGAGACAAGCAGG AAACGGCCATCAACATCGGTTACTCCTGCCAACTGCTCACTGATGAGCTGGCCGATGTCTTTATAGTAGATGGAAACTCTGTGGAGGAGGTAGAAAAGCAGCTGAGACAGTTCAAAGAGTCCATCAAAATATACAATCGATTTCGACCAGGAG gCTTTGATCCTTTTGACCGGTTGAACAGCGACAGCAATATGGATCCGCTGAGTGTGACCATGACCCAAACATCGGCCTTCATGCAGGAGTCCAACCTCCCGCCTACGCCGCCTCCACCGCCTGCCATTTCGGTGGTTACCTTTAGGTGGGATGACAAAATTAAGGATAATAAGGGCGGACCGGACAG TGCGGAATGCAATGACCTGTTCGGCGATGAGAAGAGGAGCGAGGGAGGAGGCACAGCCTCCATTGTGGTGGATGAAAGCACAGGCTTTGCTTTAGTGGTCAATGGACACTCACTGGTGCACTGCCTTTCGCCGGAATTGGAGACCAA ATTCCTGGACATCGCCTCGCAATGCAAGGCGGTCATCTGTTGCCGGGTAACGCCCCTCCAGAAGGCGCTGGTCGTCGAGCTAATTAAGCGTGCCAAAAACGCCGTCACCCTGGCCATTGGCGATGGCGCCAACGATGTGTCCATGATCAAGG CTGCCCACATAGGCGTTGGTATCTCAGGGCAGGAGGGCCTTCAGGCTGTCCTGTCCAGTGACTATTCGATTGCCCAGTTCCGATACCTTGAGCGATTGCTGCTGGTCCATGGTCGCTGGTCCTACTACCGCATGTGCAAATTTTTGCGATACTTCTTCTACAAGAACTTTGCATTTACCCTGTGCCATTGCTGGTATTCGCTCTTTTGCGGCTTCAGCG CTCAGACGGTGTTCGACCCGATGTTCATATCGGTTTACAATCTGTTTTACACATCCCTGCCCGTTTTGGCGTTGGGCGTCTTCGAGCAGGATGTCTCGGACAAGAACAGCGTGGAGTTCCCACGCCTCTACACGCCGGGTCTCAAAAGTGAGCTGTTCAACATTCGGGAGTTTATCTACAGTGTGTTACACGGGGCCTTCACCTCACTGGTCTTGTTCCTCATTCCGTACGGCGTATACAAGGACGGCGTCTCGGAGAACGGATTTATTGTCAGCGATCATATGACACTGGGCGCGGTGGTGGCCACCATACTCATAGTGGATAATACGGCACAG ATTTCTTTGTACACCTCTTACTGGACCGTTGTCAATCATGTGACCATTTGGGGTAGCTTGGTTTGGTATTTTGTGCTTGACTATTTCTACAACTATGTCATTGGAGGGCCTTATGTGGGCTCTTTGACCCAAGCCATGAAGGACCTGACATTTTGGGTTACCATGTTAATCACAGTGATGGCCTTGGTGGCGCCTGTTTTGGCGTACAAGTTCTATCTTCTGGATGTGCATCCCAGCCTTTCGGATAAG ATACGTCAAAGGTCCCTGAAAAAGATTCACTCAAGAGCCTCTAGTAATGTCAGACGAACGGCTTCATCGCGTCGCGGACGTCGTTCCGTTAGATCAGGATATGCCTTTGCCCATCAG GAGGGCTTTGGTCGCCTAATCACCTCCGGAAAGATCATGCACAAATTGCCGCAGGACTTTGCCTTCCCTCTGGGTTTGGGCACTAAAAAAACACAGGTCCTTCACAACAACCTTAACTCTGCCGATGGAGCCTCGAAGACCAACAACGTCTCGGGCCAACATATGGTGAATAACAACACTAATTTGAGACAGAACCAGAACCACTCGTCGATGGCGGATATTACGGCCGATGGACGTGGAACTGGGGGAGAAGATGGCCGGGGCAGTGTAAGCACGGATGATATGAGTCCTCGTGCTCCCTGCCAGGACCTGGATACGATTAATCTTTAA
- the ATP8B gene encoding phospholipid-transporting ATPase ID isoform X6: MGTKTQPQLAKENERRIRANDKEFNAQFKYHNNYIKTSKYSLFTFLPFNLLEQFQRLANFYFLCLLVLQLIPAISSLTPVTTAIPLIGVLTLTAVKDAYDDIQRHLSDSQVNNRKSKTLRNGKLVEAKWSEVQVGDVIRLDNNQFVAADTLLLSTSEPNGLCFIETAELDGETNLKAKQCLTETIELGDRHDSLWNFNGEIICERPNNLLNKFDGTLIWRSQRFALDNEKILLRGCVLRNTQWCYGVVVFAGVDTKLMQNSGKTQFKSTGVDRLLNFIIIGIVLFLVSICALFAIGCAVWEGLIGQHFQLYLPWERIIPKDYIPTGATVIGLLVFFSYAIVLNTVVPISLYVSVEVIRFVQSFLINWDEEMYYATTNTYAKARTTTLNEELGQIQYIFSDKTGTLTQNIMTFNKCSINGRSYGDVIDLRTGELIEITEQQTIFQNSNTNNRPSPAGGAATAPPAAAPPIILVHTAEVHAKKSALVVTSSSSSGEAQVSSRPDLEHSAPPLDAGEKRLGLKHVRYSAPSRSQEDDPGGLSPRMGLTPPISNEERRNSGGFKRSGAGYMQRQLSRTSSCDKVKILHDTEHEQTEAHNMHHPQHHRKRLVKIRFKKSPSTVTLEQPYEGDPKSTSTLHPSDSSTTKHCHNAYATNWSSSPQRVHALQTVDFSANPHHESDFRWYDRTLLDAVRSDEEHSHVFFRLLALCHTVMAETVDGKLEYQAQSPDEAALVAAARNFGFVFRSRTPNSITIEVMGQLEEYELLNILDFNNVRKRMSVILRRGDSMVLYCKGADNVIYDRLHSGQEDMKARTQDHLNKFAGEGLRTLALAERRLTEQYYNDWRSRQQEAALSMDSREQKLNEIYEEIESEMQLVGVTAIEDKLQDGVPKSIANLQNAGIKIWVLTGDKQETAINIGYSCQLLTDELADVFIVDGNSVEEVEKQLRQFKESIKIYNRFRPGGFDPFDRLNSDSNMDPLSVTMTQTSAFMQESNLPPTPPPPPAISVVTFSAECNDLFGDEKRSEGGGTASIVVDESTGFALVVNGHSLVHCLSPELETKFLDIASQCKAVICCRVTPLQKALVVELIKRAKNAVTLAIGDGANDVSMIKAAHIGVGISGQEGLQAVLSSDYSIAQFRYLERLLLVHGRWSYYRMCKFLRYFFYKNFAFTLCHCWYSLFCGFSAQTVFDPMFISVYNLFYTSLPVLALGVFEQDVSDKNSVEFPRLYTPGLKSELFNIREFIYSVLHGAFTSLVLFLIPYGVYKDGVSENGFIVSDHMTLGAVVATILIVDNTAQISLYTSYWTVVNHVTIWGSLVWYFVLDYFYNYVIGGPYVGSLTQAMKDLTFWVTMLITVMALVAPVLAYKFYLLDVHPSLSDKIRQRSLKKIHSRASSNVRRTASSRRGRRSVRSGYAFAHQEGFGRLITSGKIMHKLPQDFAFPLGLGTKKTQVLHNNLNSADGASKTNNVSGQHMVNNNTNLRQNQNHSSMADITADGRGTGGEDGRGSVSTDDMSPRAPCQDLDTINL, translated from the exons ATGGGCACAAAAACCCAACCACAATTGGCCAAAG AAAACGAACGCAGAATCCGCGCTAACGACAAAGAGTTTAATGCCCAGTTCAAATATCAC AACAACTACATCAAGACCTCAAAGTATTCGCTGTTCACGTTCCTGCCCTTTAATCTGCTGGAGCAATTCCAGCGGCTGGCCAACTTTTATTTCCTATGTCTGTTGGTCCTTCAACTGATACCCGCAATCTCCTCCCTCACACCCGTGACCACAGCCATACCCCTGATAGGAGTACTCACTCTAACTGCGGTTAAGGATGCCTACGATGATATT CAACGTCATCTGTCCGACTCGCAGGTGAACAATCGCAAGTCGAAAACTCTTCGCAATGGCAAGTTGGTGGAGGCCAAGTGGTCGGAGGTGCAGGTGGGTGACGTGATCCGGCTGGACAACAATCAGTTTGTGGCAGCCGATACGCTACTACTGTCCACATCCGAGCCAAATGGTCTGTGCTTCATCGAGACAGCCGAATTGGATGGGGAGACGAATCTCAAGGCGAAACAATGTCTGACAGAGACCATCGAGCTGGGGGATCGTCACGATTCGCTGTGGAACTTCAACGGCGAGATTATCTGCGAAAGGCCCAATAATCTGCTAAACAAGTTCGATGGCACCTTGATCTGGCGGAGTCAGCGGTTCGCGTTGGACAACGAGAAGATCCTGTTGAGAGGCTGTGTCCTGCGGAACACACAATGGTGCTATGGTGTTGTGGTCTTCGCCGGAGTGGACACCAAGTTGATGCAGAATTCTGGAAAGACGCAGTTTAAGAGCACGGGCGTGGACCGCCTGCTCAACTTTATTATCATTGGG ATCGTCTTGTTTCTGGTGTCAATATGTGCCCTCTTTGCGATCGGCTGTGCCGTCTGGGAGGGCCTGATTGGCCAGCATTTTCAGCTGTATCTGCCCTGGGAGCGCATCATACCCAAGGATTACATACCCACGGGGGCCACAGTCATCGGATTGCTGGTTTTCTTCTCGTATGCCATAGTCTTAAACACAGTTGTGCCAATCTCTCTCTACGTTTCAGTAGAG GTAATACGCTTCGTACAGTCGTTCCTCATCAACTGGGATGAGGAGATGTATTATGCGACCACCAATACCTATGCCAAAGCCCGCACTACCACGCTCAACGAGGAGCTGGGCCAGATCCAGTACATATTCTCGGACAAGACGGGCACCCTCACCCAGAACATCATGACGTTCAACAAGTGCAGCATCAATGGGCGCAGTTATGGCGATGTGATTGACCTGCGCACCGGCGAGCTCATCGAGATTACGGAG CAGCAAACAATTTTCCAAAATAGCAACACCAACAACAGACCCAGCCCCGCAGGTGGAGCTGCGACAGCGCCACCTGCAGCAGCACCTCCCATCATCCTAGTGCACACCGCCGAGGTCCATGCCAAGAAGAGTGCCCTAGTGgtcacctcctcctcctcctcggggGAGGCACAGGTATCCTCGAGACCGGACCTCGAGCACTCTGCTCCGCCACTGGACGCCGGTGAAAAGAGGCTGGGACTCAAGCATGTGCGATACTCGGCGCCGAGTAGAAGTCAAGAGGATGACCCTGGGGGACTGTCACCCAGGATGGGTCTTACACCACCCATCAGCAATGAGGAGCGCAGGAACAGCGGCGGCTTCAAGCGGAGCGGAGCGGGATATATGCAGCGTCAATTGTCCCGCACAAGCAGTTGCGACAAAGTAAAGATTTTGCATGACACCGAACATGAACAGACAGAAGCACACAACATGCACCATCCACAGCACCATCGCAAGCGATTAGTCAAGATCCGGTTCAAGAAATCCCCATCAACAGTCACGCTCGAGCAGCCTTATGAGGGGGATCCAAAATCCACATCCACACTGCACCCAAGCGATTCGAGCACCACAAAGCACTGCCACAATGCATACGCCACCAATTGGAGTTCGTCGCCTCAGAGAGTGCAC GCCCTTCAAACCGTCGACTTTTCGGCCAATCCGCATCACGAGAGCGACTTCCGGTGGTACGATCGCACGTTACTAGATGCTGTCCGCTCGGATGAGGAGCACTCCCATGTGTTTTTCCGCCTGCTGGCCCTCTGCCACACGGTCATGGCCGAAACGGTAGATGGGAAGCTGGAGTACCAGGCCCAGAGTCCCGATGAAGCTGCTCTTGTGGCGGCCGCTCGAAATTTCGGCTTTGTCTTTCGTTCACGAACACCAAATAGTATTACCATCGAGGTGATGGGACAGTTGGAG GAATATGAGCTCCTAAACATCCTTGATTTCAACAACGTCCGCAAGCGGATGTCTGTGATCCTCCGACGCGGTGACTCCATGGTGCTCTACTGCAAAGGAGCGGACAATGTGATATACGATCGTCTGCATAGCGGACAGGAAGATATGAAAGCGCGCACCCAGGACCACCTTAAT AAATTTGCTGGTGAGGGCCTGCGTACCTTGGCTCTAGCTGAGCGTCGTTTAACCGAGCAGTACTACAACGACTGGAGGAGTCGTCAACAGGAGGCTGCCCTTTCGATGGACTCACGGGAGCAGAAGTTGAACGAAATCTACGAGGAGATCGAGAGTGAAATGCAACTGGTTGGGGTGACGGCCATTGAAGATAAACTGCAGGATGGAGTGCCCAAGTCAATAGCTAATTTGCAGAATGCTGGCATAAAGATCTGGGTCCTAACAGGAGACAAGCAGG AAACGGCCATCAACATCGGTTACTCCTGCCAACTGCTCACTGATGAGCTGGCCGATGTCTTTATAGTAGATGGAAACTCTGTGGAGGAGGTAGAAAAGCAGCTGAGACAGTTCAAAGAGTCCATCAAAATATACAATCGATTTCGACCAGGAG gCTTTGATCCTTTTGACCGGTTGAACAGCGACAGCAATATGGATCCGCTGAGTGTGACCATGACCCAAACATCGGCCTTCATGCAGGAGTCCAACCTCCCGCCTACGCCGCCTCCACCGCCTGCCATTTCGGTGGTTACCTTTAG TGCGGAATGCAATGACCTGTTCGGCGATGAGAAGAGGAGCGAGGGAGGAGGCACAGCCTCCATTGTGGTGGATGAAAGCACAGGCTTTGCTTTAGTGGTCAATGGACACTCACTGGTGCACTGCCTTTCGCCGGAATTGGAGACCAA ATTCCTGGACATCGCCTCGCAATGCAAGGCGGTCATCTGTTGCCGGGTAACGCCCCTCCAGAAGGCGCTGGTCGTCGAGCTAATTAAGCGTGCCAAAAACGCCGTCACCCTGGCCATTGGCGATGGCGCCAACGATGTGTCCATGATCAAGG CTGCCCACATAGGCGTTGGTATCTCAGGGCAGGAGGGCCTTCAGGCTGTCCTGTCCAGTGACTATTCGATTGCCCAGTTCCGATACCTTGAGCGATTGCTGCTGGTCCATGGTCGCTGGTCCTACTACCGCATGTGCAAATTTTTGCGATACTTCTTCTACAAGAACTTTGCATTTACCCTGTGCCATTGCTGGTATTCGCTCTTTTGCGGCTTCAGCG CTCAGACGGTGTTCGACCCGATGTTCATATCGGTTTACAATCTGTTTTACACATCCCTGCCCGTTTTGGCGTTGGGCGTCTTCGAGCAGGATGTCTCGGACAAGAACAGCGTGGAGTTCCCACGCCTCTACACGCCGGGTCTCAAAAGTGAGCTGTTCAACATTCGGGAGTTTATCTACAGTGTGTTACACGGGGCCTTCACCTCACTGGTCTTGTTCCTCATTCCGTACGGCGTATACAAGGACGGCGTCTCGGAGAACGGATTTATTGTCAGCGATCATATGACACTGGGCGCGGTGGTGGCCACCATACTCATAGTGGATAATACGGCACAG ATTTCTTTGTACACCTCTTACTGGACCGTTGTCAATCATGTGACCATTTGGGGTAGCTTGGTTTGGTATTTTGTGCTTGACTATTTCTACAACTATGTCATTGGAGGGCCTTATGTGGGCTCTTTGACCCAAGCCATGAAGGACCTGACATTTTGGGTTACCATGTTAATCACAGTGATGGCCTTGGTGGCGCCTGTTTTGGCGTACAAGTTCTATCTTCTGGATGTGCATCCCAGCCTTTCGGATAAG ATACGTCAAAGGTCCCTGAAAAAGATTCACTCAAGAGCCTCTAGTAATGTCAGACGAACGGCTTCATCGCGTCGCGGACGTCGTTCCGTTAGATCAGGATATGCCTTTGCCCATCAG GAGGGCTTTGGTCGCCTAATCACCTCCGGAAAGATCATGCACAAATTGCCGCAGGACTTTGCCTTCCCTCTGGGTTTGGGCACTAAAAAAACACAGGTCCTTCACAACAACCTTAACTCTGCCGATGGAGCCTCGAAGACCAACAACGTCTCGGGCCAACATATGGTGAATAACAACACTAATTTGAGACAGAACCAGAACCACTCGTCGATGGCGGATATTACGGCCGATGGACGTGGAACTGGGGGAGAAGATGGCCGGGGCAGTGTAAGCACGGATGATATGAGTCCTCGTGCTCCCTGCCAGGACCTGGATACGATTAATCTTTAA